TGCACCATCGGCGGCGAGAAGCGGATGGGCGGCGGTGAGGCCTTCAAGGTCGTCCAGCCGCACAACCACCAGGCCGTGCTCGGCACGTACCGCAACGCCACGCAGCAGGACGCCCAGGACGCCGTCGACGCGGCCCTGGCCGCCGCGCCCGCCTGGCGTGCGATGTCCTTCGACGACCGCGCGGCGATCATCCTGCGCGCCGCCGAGCTGCTGTCCGGCCCCTGGCGCGAGACGCTCGCCGCCTCCACCATGCTCGGCCAGTCCAAGACCGCCCAGCAGGCCGAGATCGACACGCCCTGCGAACTGATCGACTTCTGGCGGTTCAACGTCTCCTACGCCCGCAAGCTCCTGGCCGAGCAGCCGCCGGCCAACTCCCCGGGTGTGTGGAACCGTCTGGACCACCGCCCGCTGGAGGGCTTCGTCTACGCGATCACGCCCTTCAACTTCACCGCGATCGCGGGCAACCTGCCGACCGCCCCGGCCCTCATGGGCAACGTCGTCGTCTGGAAGCCGTCCCCGACGCAGACCCACGCCGCCGTGCTGCTCATGCAGCTCCTGGAGGAGGCGGGCCTGCCCAAGGGCGTCATCAACCTCGTCACCGGCGACGGCATCGAGGTCTCCAAGGTCGCCCTGGTCCACCGCGACCTCGCCGGCATCCACTTCACCGGCTCGACCAAGACCTTCCAGTACCTGTGGAAGACGGTCGGCAACAACATCGAGAAGTACCGCACCTACCCGCGTCTGGTCGGCGAGACCGGCGGCAAGGACTTCCTCGTCGCCCACCCGTCGGCCGACCCGGCGATCCTGAAGACGGCGCTCACCCGAGGTGCCTTCGAGTACCAGGGCCAGAAGTGCAGCGCCACCTCCCGGGCGTACGTCCCCGCCTCGATCTGGAACTCCGGCTTCAAGGAGGAGTGGGCCGCCGAGGTCGACGGCATCAGGATGGGTGACGTCACCGACCTGTCGAACTTCATCGGCGCCGTCATCGACGAGCGTGCCTTCGCCAAGAACAAGGCCGCCATCGACCGGGCCAAGGAGGACCCCTCCTGCACGATCGTCGCGGGCGGCACCTACGACGACTCCGAGGGCTGGTTCGTCCGCCCGACCGTCATCGAGTGCACCGACCCGGAGAACGAGGTCTTCCGCACCGAGTACTTCGGCCCGGTCATCGCCGTGCACGTCTACGAGGACGACGCGTACGACGAGATGCTGACGCAGATGGAGTCCGTCTCCGACTACGCCCTGACCGGCTCGGTGATCGCGAACGACCGCGCGGCGGCGGCCTACACGGCGGACAGGCTCCGCTACGCGGCCGGCAACTTCTACATCAACGACAAGTCGACCGGTGCCGTCGTCGGCCAGCAGCCCTTCGGCGGCGGCCGTGCCTCCGGCACCAACGACAAGGCCGGCGCCCCGCAGAACCTGATGCGCTGGACCCTGACCCGCGCCATCAAGGAGACGCTGGTCCCGCCGACCGACTACACCTACCCGCACATGGGCTGAGCCCTCGCCACGCCGACGGGCCGGGTCGCACGACCCGGCCCGTCGGCGTTTCCCCGTCCGGCACGCCGCTGGTGCTGTGCCGGCGTCTGCGGCACCTCGGCCCCGGACGCCGCCTGCCGGGCGCCGGACGTGCCCGTGCTCATCGTCGACGGTGTCCGGGACATCCGGCCCGCTCACATACTGGGCGGATGACCTCCCGGACGACCACCCGCGCGCGCACCGCCCACACCGCCGACCTCAGCCCCGCCGAACTCGACGCCGTACGGGCCCTGCTGGACGCCGCCTTCGACGGCGACTTCAGTGACGAGGACTGGGACCACGGCCTCGGAGGCTTGCACGCCCTCGTGCACGACGCCTCCGGGCTCGCCGCGCACGGGGCCGTCGTGATGCGCCGGGTGCGGCACCGCGGCCGGTGGCTGCGCGCCGGGTACGTCGAGAACGTCGCCGTACGCGCCGACGCCCGCCGCACCGGCCTCGGCGGGCAGGTCATGGCGGAACTGGAACGCGTCGTCGACCGCGCCTACGACTTCGGCGCTCTCTCCGCCAGCGACGACGGCGCCCGGCTCTACACCTCCCGCGGCTGGCGGCTCTGGCGCGGCCAGGTGCACGCACTCAGCCCGCGGGACGGTGTCGTCCGCCTGCCGGAGGAAGAGGACAGCACCTACGTCCGGCCCGCCCTCGCCGGCCCGCTCGACCCCGCGCAGGAACTGCTCTTCGACTGGCGCGACGGAGATGTGCTCTAGGAATCACCGCAGGTCAGCGCGGTGTGACAGAGTCCACCGTCTCAGATAGTAGGAAGTCCGAGTAATTGTGGAGACAGACGCTCCGGACTCCCTTAGTTTTGTAGGAGCCGAACGTCTCGCTCGACCAAGCGAATGGCGGTCGTGAGCCGGGCCCCGTGCAGGCAACCCCTGCGGCCCCGCTCCCCGCCCCATCCGGCGTCTCGTAACCCTCCCTTTGCACTCCGTGCTGTCGAAGGAGTCGATTTCCCATGGCCGAGACGACCGTCAGCCGCCGAGTCCGTCACGTCTCCCGTACGAGCGAGTCCGACCGCAAGAACGCCGCCGCGGCGCTCCAGCGCGCCCTCGACCGCCGCGACAACGGCGGATCCAGCGGTCACTGAGCGCATCCACCGGCCACCGAGCCGTAACACCCAGATCCGGGAGCCGCACCCGACGAGGCGCGGTGCGGGGCTCACGCCCCGCGCCGCACCTCGAAATGGTCGATCCGCTCACCGCTCGACGCCAGCGCCGACACCTTCAGCCTCGGCGCGGCGCCGCTCACGGCCTCCACCGAGAGGAACGAGAACCCCCGGTAGCGCACCCGCGACCACTGCACCGACTCGGCCCTGGTGTCCCGGGACTTCGTCCACCGGAACGTGTCGACCGACTCCCGGTCGGCGGTGTTCCCCTCGTAGCTCTCCCGCACACCGTCGGGGAAGCCGTACAGCTCCTTGCCGCCGCCGCCCGCCGTGACGTACACGATCCCGTCCCGCCGTGGATCCGTCGTCCCGCCGACCGGCACCGGCCTGCCCACCTCGCCGTTCCGGATGGCGTCGGTGCGCTCGTAGACGTGGTTGTGCCCGTTGATCACCAGGTCCACCTGGTGCCTGGCGAACAGCGGCAGCCACTCGGCGCGCACCCCGCCGTCGGAGGCGTGCGTGGACGTCGAGTAGGCGCAGTGGTGGAAGAAGACGACGATGAAGTCGACCGAGGCGTCCGCCCGTAGTTCGCCGAGCTTCTTGTCCAGCCAGGTGGTCTGCCGCCCCTCCGTGTAGCCGAAGTTGGCGGGGATCTCGTACGACACGTCGTTCGCGTCCAGGGCGACCACGCCGACGTTGCCGTACGTGAAGGCGTACACCCCCGGTGCCGTGCGCGCGTCGAAGCCGCTGTCCGGCAGGGAGAAGCGGGCGAGTTGGCCGCCGTAGCCGTCCGGCGAGTACCAGGCCTCCATGTCGTGGTTGCCGGTCGTCACCATCCACGGCACCGACCTGGCCACCGGCTCGGTCTGCTTCAGGAAACGGTCCCACTGCCCGGCGTCGAAGACGTCCGACTCCTTGCCCTTGCCGGTCGGGTCGGCGTAGCAGATGTCGCCGGCGTGGAGGTGGAACGCGGGGCTCCGGCGCAGCAGCAGACGGTCGTTGAGGGCCGCCTCCTCGCCGACGCCCTGGTCGCCGAACGCGGTGAAGACGAACCGCTCCGGCGCGCTCGCGGGTGCCGTGCGGAAGGACGTGACGGACGACCGGTGCCGCGGGGACGCCGGGTCGAAGCCCTCGTGGCCGACGCCGTAGTAGTACGTCGTGTCCGGGCGCAGGCCGTCCAGGGCCGCGTGCAGGTAGTACTGCTCGACGGCCGGCCGTACGCCCTTCAGCTCCGGGGTGTGCAGGTCGCGCAGCTCCGCCTCGATCCTGCGGCCGAGGTCGTCGGGGCGCAGGCCCACCCGGACGTACGGCCTGCGCACCGCCAGCGGCACCTGCCAGGAGATCCGCATCTGCGTCTTCGGATCGGCGCCGAAGGCGAGATGACGGCCGAAGGGGGTGATGAAGGAGCCAGGCGCCTTCGACGTGCTCGGCGACGGGCTCCTGGTCGCCGTACCGCTGCCCGGTCCGGAGCCGGAACAGCCGGTCAGCAGGCCGCCCGCGACCGCACCCGCCGTCACCAGCGTGCGGCGCCGCGACAGGCGCGTGCGCAGGTACTCGTGCTGTTCCGCCATGCTCATCCGGCGCGCGAGCTCGGGCGGGATGCCGAAGTGGGGGATCTCCATGTCGGGTCAACTTCCCAGCGAACGCCAACGTCCGCCCCACGTCCGGGTGAACGGAAACCGTCGGCCGAGTGCGTCCCCCGGGCGGGTGCCGTTCGCCTGTCCGCATCACGGACACCCTGTGTCATCCCATGGGACGAGGAGTAGGGTGCCCGCATGTCTCGCAGCATCAATCTCGCAGTGATTCCCGGTGACGGCATCGGCCAGGAAGTCGTGGCCGAAGGCCTGAAGGTCCTCTCCGCCGTCCTTCCGCAGGATGTGAAGCTGGAGACCAGGGAGTACGACTTCGGCGCCCAGCGTTACCACGCCACCGGTGAGACCCTCACCGACGCCGACCTCGACGCCCTGAAGAAGCACGACGCCATCCTGCTCGGCGCGATCGGCGACCCGAGCGTGCCGTCCGGCGTCCTGGAGCGCGGCTTCCTGCTGAAGCTGCGCTTCGCCTTCGACCACCACGTCAACCTGCGTCCGTCGAAGCTCCTGCCGGGTGTCGCCACCCCGCTGGCCGGCGAGCCGCAGATCGACTTCGTCGTGGTCCGCGAGGGCACCGAGGGCCCGTACACCGGCAACGGCGGCACGATCCGCAAGGGCACCGAGCACGAGGTCGCCACCGAGGTCTCCGTGAACACGGCCTTCGGTGTCGAGCGCGTGGTCCGTGACGCCTTCGCGCGTGCCCAGGCCCGCCCGCGCAAGAAGCTGGCACTGATCCACAAGAACAACGTGCTGACCTTCGCGGGTCACCTGTGGACCAACATCTTCAACAAGGTGGCCGAGGAGTTCCCCGAGGTCACCACCGAGTACATGCACGTCGACGCGGCCACCATCTACCTGGTGACCCAGCCCGAGCGCTTCGACGTGATCGTCACCGACAACCTCTTCGGCGACATCATCACCGACCTCGCCGCGGCCGTCTCCGGCGGCATCGGCGTGGCGGCCTCCGGCAACATCAACCCGTCCGGAGAGTTCCCCTCGATGTTCGAGCCCGTGCACGGCTCGGCCCCGGACATCGCCGGCCAGGGCAAGGCCGACCCGACCGCCACGGTGCTGTCCGTCGCCCTGCTCCTGCGCCACCTCGGCTACGAGGCCGAGGCCGCCCGTATCGACGAGGCGGTCTCCGCCGACCTGTCGGAGCGCACCGGCAAGCCCGCCCGCTCCACCTCGGAGATCGGCGACGCGCTCGCCGTACGAGTAGCCGGCTGACCCGCCGCTGCTTATCCCAAGCCGCCGGGTCGCATCCGCGCCCGGCGGCTTCCGCATGTTCCCGCCGGGTGTCACCATCGACCACCGGGCCGCATTCACCCCGTTCCGTCCTCCGTCGCCCCCGGGCGATAATCGAACGCGAGGCCGCGCAACGAGGGAATGCTCGGACGTCCTAGCACTGGTCACCATCAGACCTGTACCGAGCGCGGCCCGTCACTACAACCGGTGAAGGACTTCAACGCATGACGACGCCCACGATCGAGCTCAAGCCGTCCGCCAACCCGCTCTCCGCCGCGGAACGGGAGGCGATCCTGGCCGACCCCGGGTTCGGCCGCCACTTCACCGACCACATGGTGACGATCAAGTGGACGGAGGGCCGCGGCTGGCACGACGGCCAGCTCGTGCCGTACGCGCCGATCTCCCTCGACCCCGCCACCACGGTCCTGCACTACGCGCAGGAGATCTTCGAGGGGCTGAAGGCCTACCGCCGCCCCGACGGCTCGGTCGCCACGTTCCGCCCGGAGAAGAACGCCGAGCGCTTCCAGCGTTCCGCGCGGCGGCTGGCGATGCCCGAGCTGCCGGTCGAGACGTTCATCGAGGCATGTGACGCCCTGGTGAGGCAGGACAAGGCGTGGGTGCCGGCGCACGGCGGGGAGGAGTCCCTCTATCTGCGCCCGTTCATGATCGCGACCGAGGTCGGTCTGGGCGTGAAGCCGGCCAACGAGTACCTGTTCCTGGTGATCGCCTCCCCGGCCGGCGCGTACTTCCCGGGCGGCGTCAAGCCGGTCTCCATCTGGGTCTCCGAGGACCGTGTCCGCGCCGTCCCCGGTGGCATGGGCGACGCCAAGACGGGCGGCAACTACGCGGCGTCCCTGCTGGCGCAGGCCGAGGCCGCGACCAAGGGCTGCGACCAGGTCTGCTACCTCGATGCCGTCGAGCACAAGTGGGTCGAGGAGCTGGGCGGCATGAACCTGTACTTCGTGTACGGGAACAAGATCGTCACACCGTCCCTCACCGGCTCCATCCTGGAGGGCGTCACCCGCGACTCCCTGCTCGCCGTCGCCCGTGACCTCGGCTACGAGGCCGAGGAGGGCCGGGTCTCGGCCGACCAGTGGCAGCGGGACTCGGAGAACGGGTCGCTCACGGAGGTGTTCGCCTGCGGTACGGCTGCCGTGATCACGCCGGTCGGTACGGTGAAGCGGGCCGGGGCCGAGTGGAAGCAGAGCGGCGGTGAGCCGGGCGAGGTCACGCTCCGTCTCCGCCAGGCCCTGCTCGACATCCAGCGGGGTACGGCGGAGGACAAGCACGGCTGGATGCACCAGCTGGGATGAGGCAGTACTCGGCGTCGGTGCCGGACTCACCGGGGGCTCCGCCCCCGGACCTCCGGCCTGTGCGGCAGGAAACCGGGCTTGCTGCCTCGCCCCCGGACCCCGTCGTCCCGGCCGCCGGGGCCGACAGCGCATACGCCACCCCTCCCACCGGCCCCGACAGCAGGTAGCTGCACTCCACTGAACACCTGGAGGGCGTCCGCGTCGTAGACCCGGCCGCAGCGGGCGAAGCCGCTGAGGGTGATGAGCGCCCAGGGCGTGCCGATCGCGGTCCGCAGCAGCACGAAGGACGTCATCGACTGCAATTCCCCCGACTCGTAGCTGACCCCGGGCGACACCAACAAGGGCCACCACGCCTTCGTCCGTGACCTGAGGACGGGCGAGCTGCGCCGGATCGACGCCGCCGACCCGGCCGCCTTCACCGCCTCCCCGCAGCTCAGCGCCGACAGCCGGTACCTCGCGTTCGTCTCGGCCGACCCGGGCGACCCGGACCGTACGACGCGCGCGTACGTACGTGACCTGCGCACCGGGCGCACGGTCCTGGCCGGCCCGGACGCCGAGGGCGGCCCGAACGATCAGAGCGTGTCCGCCCCGGGTGCTCGACCGGCACGGCCGCCAGGTCGCCTTCAGCAGGTCCTCGCCCGACCTCGTGCCCGGCGACACGTACGACACCTCGCACGTCCACGTCCGTCACATGAGGTGACCGACCGCATCCTGAGACACCCGTGAGCGAAGCACGGAGGTTGTGCCAGACTGCCCCCGTGCTCTCGTTCGCCATGATTATTGGCAGCAGGCGCGCCGGTCCGCAGTGACCGCCATGTACGACCAGGTACGGGCGGACACCGTCGTCCTCGACCCGCGCGCAGACCTCTCGCACCCGCGAGAGGTTTTTCGCATTTCTGGCCCACCCACAGCCGGAGGCGAGAGCGCGAGGGAGTATGTGAGGGCGGTGGAGCCGGTCATTCCGGTACGACCGAGATCCCATCCTCAGGAGCCTTGACACCATGACCGCACCCAGCGAACTCGACGATTCCTTCCACGTCTTCGACACCACCCTGCGCGACGGCGCCCAGCGGGAGGGCATCAACCTCACCGTCGCGGACAAGCTGGCCATCGCGCGGCACCTGGACGACTTCGGCGTGGGCTTCATCGAGGGCGGCTGGCCGGGCGCGAACCCCCGGGACACCGAGTTCTTCGCCCGTGCCCAGCAGGAGATCGACTTCCGGTACGCCCAGCTGGTCGCGTTCGGCTCCACCCGCCGCGCCGGCACCACCGCCGCAGAGGACCCGCAGGTCAGAGCGCTCCTGGAATCCAGCGCGCCAGTGATCACGCTGGTCGCCAAGTCGCACGACCGCCATGTCGAACTCGCCCTGCGCACGACCCTGGACGAGAACCTGGCGATGGTCCGCGACACGGTGTCGTTCCTGAAGGACCAGGGCCGCCGCGTCTTCGTCGACTGCGAGCACTTCTTCGACGGCTACCGCGCGAACCCCGAGTACGCGAAGTCGGTCGTCCGTGCGGCCTCGCAGGCCGGAGCGGACGTGGTGGTCCTCTGTGACACCAACG
This region of Streptomyces caelestis genomic DNA includes:
- the pruA gene encoding L-glutamate gamma-semialdehyde dehydrogenase, which gives rise to MDAVTQVPTPVNEPVHGYAPGSPERARLEARLKELADNPVDLPCTIGGEKRMGGGEAFKVVQPHNHQAVLGTYRNATQQDAQDAVDAALAAAPAWRAMSFDDRAAIILRAAELLSGPWRETLAASTMLGQSKTAQQAEIDTPCELIDFWRFNVSYARKLLAEQPPANSPGVWNRLDHRPLEGFVYAITPFNFTAIAGNLPTAPALMGNVVVWKPSPTQTHAAVLLMQLLEEAGLPKGVINLVTGDGIEVSKVALVHRDLAGIHFTGSTKTFQYLWKTVGNNIEKYRTYPRLVGETGGKDFLVAHPSADPAILKTALTRGAFEYQGQKCSATSRAYVPASIWNSGFKEEWAAEVDGIRMGDVTDLSNFIGAVIDERAFAKNKAAIDRAKEDPSCTIVAGGTYDDSEGWFVRPTVIECTDPENEVFRTEYFGPVIAVHVYEDDAYDEMLTQMESVSDYALTGSVIANDRAAAAYTADRLRYAAGNFYINDKSTGAVVGQQPFGGGRASGTNDKAGAPQNLMRWTLTRAIKETLVPPTDYTYPHMG
- a CDS encoding 3-isopropylmalate dehydrogenase, whose translation is MSRSINLAVIPGDGIGQEVVAEGLKVLSAVLPQDVKLETREYDFGAQRYHATGETLTDADLDALKKHDAILLGAIGDPSVPSGVLERGFLLKLRFAFDHHVNLRPSKLLPGVATPLAGEPQIDFVVVREGTEGPYTGNGGTIRKGTEHEVATEVSVNTAFGVERVVRDAFARAQARPRKKLALIHKNNVLTFAGHLWTNIFNKVAEEFPEVTTEYMHVDAATIYLVTQPERFDVIVTDNLFGDIITDLAAAVSGGIGVAASGNINPSGEFPSMFEPVHGSAPDIAGQGKADPTATVLSVALLLRHLGYEAEAARIDEAVSADLSERTGKPARSTSEIGDALAVRVAG
- a CDS encoding purple acid phosphatase family protein, producing the protein MEIPHFGIPPELARRMSMAEQHEYLRTRLSRRRTLVTAGAVAGGLLTGCSGSGPGSGTATRSPSPSTSKAPGSFITPFGRHLAFGADPKTQMRISWQVPLAVRRPYVRVGLRPDDLGRRIEAELRDLHTPELKGVRPAVEQYYLHAALDGLRPDTTYYYGVGHEGFDPASPRHRSSVTSFRTAPASAPERFVFTAFGDQGVGEEAALNDRLLLRRSPAFHLHAGDICYADPTGKGKESDVFDAGQWDRFLKQTEPVARSVPWMVTTGNHDMEAWYSPDGYGGQLARFSLPDSGFDARTAPGVYAFTYGNVGVVALDANDVSYEIPANFGYTEGRQTTWLDKKLGELRADASVDFIVVFFHHCAYSTSTHASDGGVRAEWLPLFARHQVDLVINGHNHVYERTDAIRNGEVGRPVPVGGTTDPRRDGIVYVTAGGGGKELYGFPDGVRESYEGNTADRESVDTFRWTKSRDTRAESVQWSRVRYRGFSFLSVEAVSGAAPRLKVSALASSGERIDHFEVRRGA
- a CDS encoding GNAT family N-acetyltransferase, yielding MTSRTTTRARTAHTADLSPAELDAVRALLDAAFDGDFSDEDWDHGLGGLHALVHDASGLAAHGAVVMRRVRHRGRWLRAGYVENVAVRADARRTGLGGQVMAELERVVDRAYDFGALSASDDGARLYTSRGWRLWRGQVHALSPRDGVVRLPEEEDSTYVRPALAGPLDPAQELLFDWRDGDVL
- a CDS encoding branched-chain amino acid aminotransferase, with translation MTTPTIELKPSANPLSAAEREAILADPGFGRHFTDHMVTIKWTEGRGWHDGQLVPYAPISLDPATTVLHYAQEIFEGLKAYRRPDGSVATFRPEKNAERFQRSARRLAMPELPVETFIEACDALVRQDKAWVPAHGGEESLYLRPFMIATEVGLGVKPANEYLFLVIASPAGAYFPGGVKPVSIWVSEDRVRAVPGGMGDAKTGGNYAASLLAQAEAATKGCDQVCYLDAVEHKWVEELGGMNLYFVYGNKIVTPSLTGSILEGVTRDSLLAVARDLGYEAEEGRVSADQWQRDSENGSLTEVFACGTAAVITPVGTVKRAGAEWKQSGGEPGEVTLRLRQALLDIQRGTAEDKHGWMHQLG